The sequence AGCCACTGCTCGAAGGCTTACTGAAGCGCGGCCAGATCGTGCAAGACGCGAACTGCCTGGGCCTGCACACCGACTCTGAGTACCGTCTGCTCGATGCCACCGGCAAGGCGCAGCCAAACCTATTCCTGCTCAGCCCCATGTTGCGCGCCAGCCACTGGGAAAGCACTGCCGTGCCGGAACTGCGCCAGCACGCCGAACGCCTCGCCATACAGCTGCTGGAGACGAAATGAGCCACCCCCTGCACGGCAGCTGCCACTGCACAAATCTCCAGGTGCATGTCGGCCTGAGCCGCGAACCGCTCGATTACCAGCCCCGCGCCTGCGATTGCGGGTTCTGCCAGGCTCATGGCGCCGCTTACATCTCCGATGCCGCCGGCAGCCTCGCCATCGAATGGCACGAGGAGCCCGGGCGTTACCGGCATGGCAGCCGCAATGCCGAGTTCCTCTTCTGTCGCCAGTGCGGCGTGCTGGTTGCCGTGACCTACGAAGCGGACGGCCGCACCTTCGCCGCCTTGAACGTCCGCGCGCTCGGCAGCGATACGGGCTTCGCCGCCGAGGCGCCGGCATCGCCGCAGCAACTGCCACCCGAACAGCGCATCGAACGCTGGAAAAAACTGTGGTTCGCCGATGTCGTGCTGCGTCCTGCAACTGCAGCAGCACCCGCCTGACCCGACCGGACGCCACGCGGCGTCCTTCCCCATACGCTAGGCTTTTTCCTCAAGGGCAGCGGCCACCGGCACGCCGCCAGCCCAGCCAAGAATCGCCGGATTACCTGCTGCCAGAGACGCCATGCTAGAGCGCCAGCGCCTTCAGAACATTCTCAGCCTGGGTCTGCCGATCAT is a genomic window of Pseudomonas knackmussii B13 containing:
- a CDS encoding GFA family protein, which gives rise to MSHPLHGSCHCTNLQVHVGLSREPLDYQPRACDCGFCQAHGAAYISDAAGSLAIEWHEEPGRYRHGSRNAEFLFCRQCGVLVAVTYEADGRTFAALNVRALGSDTGFAAEAPASPQQLPPEQRIERWKKLWFADVVLRPATAAAPA